GCGATGGCGACGGCGGTCCTGGAGGTGGCCTCGCAGGACGCGTACGCGGACATCCCCGTACGGGTCCTCCCCGGCGTCACCGCGGCCAACGCGGCGGCGGCCCGCGCGGGTGCGCCGCTGGGCCACGACTACGCCACGATCTCCCTCTCGGACCGGCTCAAGCCGTGGGAGGTCATCGCGGAGCGCCTGCGCGCGGCGGCCTCGGCGGACCTGGTGCTGGCCCTGTACAACCCGGGCTCCCGGTCCCGTACGTGGCAGGTCGGCAAGGCCCGCGACCTGCTCCTGGAGCACCGGTCGCCGGACACCCCGGTGGTGCTGGCGCGCGATGTGGGCGGCCCGGCGGAGAGCGTGCGGACGGTGCGGCTGGCCGACGTCGACCCGGCGGAGGTGGACATGCGGACGCTGCTGATCGTGGGCTCGTCGCAGACCCGGTGGGTGGAGCGGGGCGGTTCCGGCGCCGGCCGGTCCGTCGTGTGGACGCCGCGCCGCTACCCGGAGGCGTAGGGCGTGTTTCGAAAGTCCCGCCTGCTCGGCGACCCTCCGGGCGGACGGCGCTGCTTTCGAAACACACCCTAGAGCCGGCGTACCCACCGAGCGGCCTCATCGGGCGTACGGGCCACCGGCACCCCTTCCGGTACCGGTGGCCGCCGGACCACGACGACGGGAATCCCGGCCTCGCGGGCGGCGGTGAGCTTGGGGGCGGTGGCGTCCCCACCGCTGTCCTTGGTGACGAGCACATCGATCCGATGGCGGCGGATGAGCTCGCGCTCCCCGGGGAGATCGAACGGCCCCCGGTCGAGCAGCACCTCCATCCGGGCCGGACAGGGCGGCTCCGGCGCGTCTACGGACCGCACGAGGAACCACAACGCGTCGAGTCCCGCACCGGCGAAGGCGGCGAGCCCCATCCGCCCGGTGGTGAGGAAGACCCGCTCACCCAGCGCGGGCAGCAGTCCGGCGGCCTCGGCGAGCGTTCCGGCGGTGTGCCAGCGGTCGCCGTCGAGGGCGACCCAGCCGGGCCGGCGGAGGGCGAGGAGGGGAACATGGGCCTGTGCGGCGGCCTCGGCCGCGTTCCGGCTC
The nucleotide sequence above comes from Streptomyces sp. NBC_01116. Encoded proteins:
- a CDS encoding cobalt-precorrin-6A reductase, which codes for MLPVLPVHVLVLGGTTEARRLAEHLVAHHPGVRVTTSLAGRVASPKLPPGDVRVGGFGGAEGLAAWVREHGVDAVVDATHPFAATMSRNAAEAAAQAHVPLLALRRPGWVALDGDRWHTAGTLAEAAGLLPALGERVFLTTGRMGLAAFAGAGLDALWFLVRSVDAPEPPCPARMEVLLDRGPFDLPGERELIRRHRIDVLVTKDSGGDATAPKLTAAREAGIPVVVVRRPPVPEGVPVARTPDEAARWVRRL